One window of the Crassaminicella thermophila genome contains the following:
- a CDS encoding cyclodeaminase/cyclohydrolase family protein, with product MLVDMNLKAFLDKTASSDPVPGGGSIAALGGAISAALTEMVAALTIGKKKYVEVEEEMKEVAKAALEFRNKFVDDIDRDSDAFNEVMAAFKLPKETEEEKEKRKAAIQEATKKAALVPLEVAKDAFKIMEVIEKVVVKGNQNAVTDGAVAAMMARTAVLSALYNVKINLGSIKDEAFVEKVTKEVEVLEANVEKVEKDILSKVVL from the coding sequence ATGTTAGTAGATATGAATTTAAAAGCTTTTTTAGATAAAACAGCTTCTAGTGACCCGGTTCCTGGTGGTGGAAGTATAGCAGCACTAGGGGGAGCCATTTCAGCAGCATTAACAGAAATGGTTGCAGCTTTAACAATTGGGAAAAAGAAATATGTAGAAGTAGAAGAAGAAATGAAAGAAGTTGCAAAAGCTGCATTAGAATTTAGAAATAAGTTTGTAGATGATATAGATAGAGATTCAGATGCATTTAACGAAGTAATGGCAGCCTTTAAGCTACCAAAAGAAACAGAAGAAGAAAAGGAAAAAAGAAAAGCAGCAATTCAAGAAGCTACAAAAAAAGCAGCATTAGTTCCTCTTGAAGTAGCGAAAGATGCATTTAAGATTATGGAAGTTATTGAAAAGGTTGTAGTAAAAGGAAATCAAAATGCAGTTACAGATGGAGCTGTAGCAGCTATGATGGCAAGAACAGCAGTTCTTTCTGCATTATATAACGTTAAAATAAATTTAGGTTCTATTAAGGATGAAGCATTTGTAGAGAAAGTAACAAAAGAAGTAGAAGTTCTCGAAGCAAATGTTGAAAAAGTAGAAAAAGATATTTTATCAAAAGTGGTTCTTTAA
- the ftcD gene encoding glutamate formimidoyltransferase: MADVKKIVECVVNYSEGRDLDKIEKIVEPYRGKEGVRLLNYEADKDYNRVVVTVMGEPQAVKNAVVESVGVATELIDMTKHQGEHSRMGATDVVPFIPIKNMSMTEAVELAKETAKEINEKYDIPVFLYEKAASKPERENLAKVRKGQFEGMPEKLKESEWEPDFGKREIHPTAGVTAVGARMPLVAYNIDLDTQNIEIANKIARAIRHSSGGFRYIKAGGVEIKERGITQVTMNITDYTKTSIYRVFETVKMEAKRYGVNVLGSEIIGLVPMEALIDSAAYYLGLYGFSMDKVIETNLME; the protein is encoded by the coding sequence ATGGCAGATGTTAAAAAAATCGTAGAATGTGTAGTAAATTATAGTGAAGGTAGAGATTTAGATAAAATAGAAAAAATTGTTGAACCATATAGAGGAAAAGAAGGGGTTAGACTTTTAAACTATGAAGCAGACAAAGATTATAATAGAGTGGTTGTTACTGTAATGGGTGAACCACAAGCTGTAAAGAATGCAGTAGTTGAATCAGTAGGAGTTGCTACAGAACTAATTGATATGACAAAGCACCAAGGAGAACATTCTAGAATGGGAGCAACTGATGTTGTACCTTTTATACCGATTAAAAATATGAGTATGACAGAAGCAGTAGAACTTGCAAAGGAAACAGCAAAAGAGATTAATGAAAAATATGATATTCCAGTATTTTTATATGAAAAAGCTGCAAGCAAACCTGAAAGAGAAAATCTTGCAAAAGTTAGAAAAGGACAATTTGAAGGAATGCCTGAAAAACTAAAAGAATCTGAATGGGAACCAGACTTTGGAAAAAGAGAAATCCATCCAACAGCAGGGGTTACAGCAGTAGGAGCAAGAATGCCACTAGTAGCATACAATATTGACTTGGATACACAAAATATTGAAATCGCGAACAAAATTGCAAGAGCTATTAGACATTCAAGTGGTGGATTCAGATACATTAAAGCTGGCGGTGTTGAAATAAAGGAAAGAGGAATTACACAAGTAACAATGAATATTACTGATTATACAAAAACTTCTATTTACAGAGTATTTGAAACTGTAAAGATGGAAGCAAAAAGATATGGAGTAAATGTACTTGGAAGCGAAATTATAGGACTTGTACCAATGGAAGCGTTAATTGACAGTGCAGCATATTATTTAGGTCTATATGGTTTTTCAATGGATAAAGTAATTGAAACAAATTTAATGGAGTAG
- a CDS encoding helix-turn-helix domain-containing protein, whose amino-acid sequence MANGRKTNFNERIEIVKHCIEHQNSYSKTADKYKVSYHQVYSWTKKYEESGVEALKDKRGKQKNANELSEIEKLRALNKLLEAQNKRQQMEINFLKKLEEIERRRF is encoded by the coding sequence ATGGCCAACGGACGTAAAACTAATTTTAATGAAAGAATAGAAATTGTTAAACACTGCATTGAACATCAGAACAGCTATAGTAAAACTGCAGATAAATATAAAGTATCATATCATCAAGTCTATTCATGGACTAAAAAATATGAGGAATCTGGTGTTGAGGCATTAAAAGATAAACGTGGCAAACAGAAAAATGCAAATGAATTGTCAGAGATTGAAAAGCTTAGAGCACTAAACAAACTTCTGGAAGCTCAAAATAAAAGGCAACAAATGGAGATTAATTTTTTAAAAAAGTTAGAAGAAATAGAAAGGAGGCGATTTTAA
- a CDS encoding S-layer homology domain-containing protein encodes MKKYISLLLVIMIMCMPITSFANPLTDTITNVVEKGTNVAKDIAVKTVENGADTIKKVTNFAVMSIADIIKAFTDIATHWAKNFIAQLVKDGVVSGYPDGTFRPDANIKVSEFTVLVLKANNIEIEKAEGVWYQGVVNTAINHGIIKKSEFNNYDRYINRGEMTRMIIRALGEIPSTGKTNFADDSQIPSHLKGYVKKAVELGIIGGYPDNTFKPYGNATRAESTVVIQKMRDIKNGTLKPNEPKPPIEEKPVVTDPVPITKMPQRLYDMKAKSIFSDSTDIKELNKMVDEMSGMYIKQSKDFIPIYYGFNYKDYSDFKDKCKYYMAGKWSYKDEDEILFTDEYLDKIIQDRVKNEIIQEARFFTEDKLVYINERGDTAVRGIMQFRYLSGKNLPSGVEVGKWYEQDVEILWYEPLLNPQQNNWKHTDSLYCGIKFISQPREIK; translated from the coding sequence ATGAAAAAATATATAAGTCTTTTATTAGTAATAATGATTATGTGTATGCCTATTACAAGCTTTGCAAATCCACTTACTGATACAATTACTAATGTAGTTGAAAAAGGAACAAATGTAGCAAAGGATATAGCAGTAAAAACTGTAGAAAATGGAGCAGATACTATTAAAAAGGTAACGAATTTTGCAGTAATGTCTATAGCTGATATTATAAAAGCCTTTACGGACATAGCAACACATTGGGCGAAGAACTTTATTGCACAATTAGTAAAGGATGGAGTTGTTAGTGGTTATCCAGATGGAACATTTAGACCAGATGCAAACATAAAAGTATCAGAGTTTACTGTATTGGTACTTAAAGCAAATAATATTGAAATTGAAAAAGCAGAAGGTGTTTGGTATCAAGGAGTAGTAAATACTGCGATTAATCATGGAATTATAAAGAAAAGTGAATTTAATAACTATGATAGATATATAAACAGAGGGGAAATGACAAGAATGATTATTCGTGCTTTAGGGGAGATACCAAGCACAGGGAAAACTAATTTTGCAGATGATAGTCAAATACCTTCACACTTAAAGGGATATGTTAAAAAAGCAGTAGAGTTAGGTATCATTGGAGGATACCCAGACAATACATTTAAGCCTTATGGTAATGCAACAAGAGCAGAATCAACAGTAGTAATTCAAAAAATGAGAGACATAAAAAATGGCACTCTTAAACCAAACGAACCAAAACCACCTATAGAAGAAAAGCCTGTAGTAACAGATCCTGTACCAATTACTAAAATGCCACAAAGACTATATGATATGAAGGCAAAGTCAATATTTAGTGATTCTACGGATATTAAAGAATTAAATAAAATGGTTGATGAAATGTCAGGAATGTATATAAAACAATCTAAGGATTTCATACCTATTTATTATGGATTTAACTATAAAGACTACTCTGATTTTAAAGACAAGTGTAAATATTATATGGCAGGAAAATGGAGTTATAAAGATGAAGATGAAATTTTATTTACAGACGAATATTTAGATAAAATAATTCAAGATAGAGTTAAAAATGAGATTATACAAGAGGCAAGATTTTTTACAGAGGATAAGTTAGTATACATAAATGAAAGAGGAGATACAGCGGTAAGGGGAATTATGCAGTTTAGATACCTAAGTGGCAAGAATTTACCTAGTGGAGTAGAAGTAGGTAAATGGTATGAACAGGATGTAGAAATACTTTGGTATGAACCACTTTTAAATCCACAACAGAATAACTGGAAACATACAGATTCACTTTACTGTGGTATAAAATTTATTAGTCAACCAAGAGAAATAAAGTAG
- a CDS encoding formate--tetrahydrofolate ligase, giving the protein MSVKVPSDIEIAQQAKMLPIAELAKEWDILEDELELYGKYKAKISLDIFKRLQDKEDGKLILVTAINPTPAGEGKSTTSVGLGQALNKIGKKAVIALREPSLGPVFGVKGGAAGGGYAQVVPMEDINLHFTGDMHAITTANNLLSAAIDNHIHQGNQLRIDARQIVWKRVLDMNDRSLRQVVVGLGPKGNGFVREDGFMITVASEVMAVLCLANDLMDLKERFGKMIVAYNMDGDPVTAADLGVHGAMAMLFKDAIKPNLVQTLENTPALIHGGPFANIAHGCNSIMATKLGLKLGEYLITEAGFGADLGAEKFLDIKCRYGGLKPDAVVVVATIRALKMHGGVDKKELGEENLEALDRGFANLEKQVENVRKFGLPVMVAVNRFVTDTEAEIQLLIKKCEEAGVEVALNEVWAKGGEGGIEMAQKLISLVEREESNYKPLYDMEESIPEKVNKIVTEIYGGKGVVFTAAAKKQIKKLEELGLDKLPICMAKTQYSLSDNPKLLGAPKDFEITVREVKVSAGAGFIVCLTGDVMTMPGLPKVPSANRMDIDERGQIIGLF; this is encoded by the coding sequence ATGTCAGTAAAAGTTCCGAGCGATATAGAGATCGCACAACAAGCGAAAATGTTACCGATTGCAGAACTTGCAAAAGAGTGGGATATTTTAGAAGATGAATTAGAATTATACGGAAAATATAAAGCGAAAATTTCTTTAGATATATTCAAAAGATTGCAAGATAAAGAGGATGGAAAACTTATATTAGTAACAGCAATAAATCCAACCCCAGCAGGAGAAGGAAAATCTACTACATCAGTTGGACTTGGGCAAGCATTAAACAAAATTGGGAAAAAAGCTGTTATTGCATTAAGAGAGCCATCATTAGGACCGGTATTTGGAGTAAAAGGTGGAGCAGCAGGTGGTGGATATGCACAAGTAGTTCCTATGGAAGATATTAACCTTCACTTTACAGGAGATATGCATGCTATTACAACAGCAAACAACTTATTATCAGCAGCTATTGACAATCATATTCATCAAGGAAATCAATTAAGAATTGATGCAAGACAAATAGTTTGGAAAAGAGTATTAGATATGAATGATCGTAGTTTAAGGCAAGTAGTTGTAGGGCTTGGACCTAAAGGAAATGGATTTGTACGTGAAGATGGATTTATGATTACAGTTGCTTCAGAGGTTATGGCAGTATTATGTCTTGCAAATGATTTAATGGATTTAAAAGAGCGTTTTGGAAAAATGATTGTAGCATATAACATGGATGGAGATCCAGTAACTGCAGCAGACCTTGGGGTACATGGTGCAATGGCAATGTTGTTTAAGGATGCTATAAAGCCTAACCTTGTGCAAACTTTAGAAAATACACCAGCATTAATTCATGGTGGACCTTTTGCAAATATTGCTCATGGCTGCAATAGTATTATGGCAACAAAATTAGGATTGAAATTAGGAGAATATCTCATTACAGAAGCAGGCTTTGGAGCAGATTTAGGAGCTGAAAAATTCTTAGATATTAAATGTAGATATGGAGGGCTTAAGCCAGATGCAGTAGTAGTTGTTGCAACAATCAGAGCCCTTAAGATGCATGGAGGTGTAGACAAGAAAGAGCTAGGAGAAGAAAATTTAGAAGCTCTTGATAGAGGATTTGCAAATTTAGAAAAACAAGTTGAAAATGTTAGAAAATTTGGTTTACCAGTAATGGTAGCTGTGAATAGATTTGTAACGGATACAGAAGCTGAAATCCAATTATTGATTAAAAAATGTGAAGAAGCAGGTGTAGAAGTTGCGTTAAATGAAGTATGGGCAAAAGGTGGAGAAGGCGGTATTGAGATGGCTCAAAAACTTATTAGTTTAGTTGAAAGGGAAGAGTCAAATTACAAGCCTCTTTATGATATGGAAGAATCTATTCCAGAAAAAGTAAACAAAATTGTAACTGAAATTTATGGTGGAAAAGGTGTTGTGTTTACAGCAGCAGCGAAAAAACAAATTAAGAAGCTTGAAGAATTAGGATTAGATAAGCTTCCAATTTGTATGGCAAAAACACAATATTCTTTATCAGATAATCCAAAGCTTTTAGGAGCACCAAAAGATTTTGAAATTACAGTAAGAGAAGTAAAAGTATCTGCTGGTGCAGGATTTATTGTTTGCTTGACTGGAGATGTTATGACAATGCCTGGACTTCCTAAGGTTCCATCTGCAAACAGAATGGATATTGATGAAAGGGGACAAATCATAGGATTGTTCTAA
- a CDS encoding helix-turn-helix domain-containing protein — MGRKGKIDYELKIKAVEEYLNNVGSQTSIASKYGVTRNSFRQWIVNYQSMGKEALMNKSHNNFYSKEFKITVIKSIS; from the coding sequence ATGGGCAGAAAAGGTAAAATAGATTACGAACTAAAAATTAAAGCAGTTGAAGAATATTTAAATAATGTAGGATCACAAACATCAATTGCATCTAAATATGGTGTAACTAGAAACTCATTTAGACAATGGATTGTAAACTATCAATCAATGGGTAAAGAAGCATTAATGAATAAGTCTCATAATAATTTCTATTCAAAAGAATTTAAAATTACTGTTATTAAAAGCATATCTTGA
- a CDS encoding IS3 family transposase has translation MQLYPIFTLCEIAGVQRSSYYKWLNRKESKNENFNKKLIPLIQEAYEERDGILGYRQMTIKLNRENNFRVNHKRIYRLMTILGLKSVCRKKKKKYIKSTPEVIAENILNRNFKADKFGQKWVTDVTEFKYGNNQKAYLSAIIDLSDKSVVSFVIGKSNNNPLVFKTFDLAHENYPDEKPIFHSDRGFQYTSKIFRKKLDKSEMIQSMSRVGRCIDNGPMEAFWGMLKSEMYYLRKFYTYEELETAVTNYIEYYNNHRYQKRLGCMTPLEYRQYLCNVA, from the coding sequence ATACAGTTATATCCAATTTTTACACTATGTGAAATAGCTGGTGTTCAAAGGTCATCTTATTATAAATGGTTGAATCGTAAAGAGAGTAAAAATGAGAACTTTAACAAAAAACTTATACCTTTAATTCAAGAAGCCTATGAAGAACGAGATGGTATTCTTGGCTATCGCCAAATGACAATTAAACTAAACAGAGAGAACAATTTTAGAGTAAATCATAAGAGAATTTATCGCTTAATGACTATTTTAGGCCTAAAGTCGGTATGTCGAAAGAAGAAGAAAAAATATATTAAGTCAACTCCTGAAGTTATAGCGGAAAACATTTTAAATAGAAACTTTAAAGCAGATAAGTTTGGTCAGAAGTGGGTTACAGATGTTACGGAATTTAAATATGGCAATAATCAAAAAGCATACTTAAGTGCAATAATTGATCTATCGGATAAAAGCGTAGTTTCTTTTGTGATTGGTAAATCTAATAACAATCCTTTAGTATTTAAAACATTTGATCTTGCACATGAGAATTATCCAGATGAAAAGCCTATTTTTCATAGTGATCGTGGATTTCAGTATACATCAAAAATATTTCGAAAGAAGTTGGATAAATCAGAAATGATTCAGAGCATGTCCCGAGTTGGACGATGTATTGACAACGGACCAATGGAAGCATTCTGGGGTATGCTGAAATCAGAGATGTACTATTTAAGAAAATTCTATACTTATGAAGAATTAGAAACAGCAGTAACTAATTACATTGAATACTACAATAATCACAGATATCAAAAACGTCTTGGTTGTATGACACCTTTAGAATACAGACAATACCTATGTAATGTTGCATAA
- a CDS encoding transposase, translating to MPRCARVKTEGSIFHIMIRSISEINLFNDDEDKLKYFALIKKYILKFQFKVYAYCLMDNHGHLIIDVNGGDISRIMHSINFSYAQYYNRKYKRHGHVFQDRFKSRIVNDDKYLIVLSAYIHNNPKDIPGYRNNLINYRFSSLKEYVKGTNEFEILDKSFLEDILNLANRKNMKTYLSLVYKSDTINEELDVEFEKKNCEYRSERKILARDYTPEKVIKFIADYIQCDKRKARIKYDKSCIEIRALCVFFMRCFCNYTQKQICSVIGNLTQSRVSKLSSIGIDIILNTEKYSSIIDDFIKSA from the coding sequence ATGCCAAGATGTGCAAGAGTCAAAACAGAAGGCAGTATTTTTCATATAATGATAAGAAGTATCAGTGAAATAAATTTATTCAATGATGATGAAGATAAATTAAAATATTTTGCTTTAATAAAAAAGTATATATTAAAGTTTCAATTTAAGGTTTATGCATATTGCCTTATGGATAATCATGGACATCTTATTATTGATGTTAATGGTGGAGATATTTCAAGAATCATGCATTCTATCAATTTTTCATATGCCCAATATTATAATAGAAAATATAAAAGGCATGGGCATGTTTTTCAAGATCGTTTTAAAAGCAGAATAGTAAATGATGATAAATATTTAATTGTATTATCAGCATATATTCATAATAATCCAAAGGACATACCAGGATATAGAAATAATTTGATAAATTATAGATTTTCAAGTCTGAAGGAATATGTAAAGGGCACTAATGAATTTGAAATATTAGATAAATCTTTTTTAGAGGATATTTTAAATTTAGCGAATAGAAAAAATATGAAAACTTATTTGTCCTTAGTATATAAATCAGATACTATAAATGAAGAATTAGACGTAGAATTTGAAAAGAAAAACTGTGAATATAGAAGTGAAAGAAAAATATTAGCAAGGGATTATACCCCTGAAAAAGTCATAAAATTTATAGCAGATTATATTCAGTGTGATAAGAGGAAAGCGCGTATTAAGTACGATAAAAGCTGCATAGAGATAAGGGCCTTGTGCGTATTTTTTATGAGATGTTTTTGCAATTATACCCAAAAACAAATTTGTAGTGTAATAGGTAATTTAACCCAATCAAGAGTATCAAAGCTATCTTCTATAGGAATTGATATAATATTAAATACTGAAAAATATAGTAGCATAATAGATGATTTTATAAAGAGTGCCTAA
- a CDS encoding urocanate hydratase, whose amino-acid sequence MLSNYDVSKAMTIKLDPVLPEYPKFVEGIRRAPKREFTLTKEETELALKNALRYVPEELHEQLAPEFLEELLTRGRIYGYRFRPEGNIKAKPIDEYKGKCIEGKAFQVMIDNNLDFDIALYPYELVTYGETGRVCQNWMQYRLIKKYLEELTQDQTLVIMSGHPLGLFHSKPDAPRVIITNGLMVGMFDDLENFNRAAALGVANYGQMTAGGWMYIGPQGIVHGTYSTILNAGRLKLGIPNDGDLRGKLFVTSGLGGMSGAQGKAVEIANGVGIIAEVDYSRIETRYTQGWVSKIANTPEEAFKIAKEYMEKEEPCAIAFHGNIVDLLEYAVENDIHIDLLSDQTSCHEVYTGGYCPQGITFEERTELLATDKAKFKELVDKTLKSHYEAIKKLTERGTYFFDYGNAFMKSIYDSGIKEISKNGRDDKDGFIWPSYVEDILGPQLFDYGYGPFRWVCLSGKHEDLLKTDMAAMEVIDPERRYQDRDNWVWIRDADKNKLVVGTQARILYQDALGRMNIALKFNEMVRKGEIGPVMLGRDHHDTGGTDSPFRETSNIKDGSNIMAEQATHIFAGNAARGMSLIALHNGGGVGIGKSINGGFGMVLDGSERVDNILRSSMPWDVMGGVARRAWARNENAVSTCVEYNETMKGRDHITLPYIPKEDLVKGLVEEAWNKLEK is encoded by the coding sequence ATGCTTTCAAATTATGATGTATCTAAAGCAATGACTATTAAATTAGATCCAGTATTACCAGAATATCCAAAATTTGTTGAAGGGATTAGACGTGCACCGAAAAGGGAATTTACATTAACAAAAGAGGAAACAGAACTTGCACTTAAAAATGCCCTTCGTTATGTTCCAGAAGAATTACATGAACAATTAGCGCCAGAATTTTTAGAAGAATTATTAACAAGAGGAAGAATTTATGGATATCGTTTTCGCCCAGAGGGAAATATTAAAGCAAAGCCAATAGATGAATATAAAGGAAAATGTATTGAGGGAAAAGCTTTTCAAGTAATGATTGACAATAACTTAGATTTTGATATTGCATTATATCCTTATGAATTGGTTACATATGGAGAAACAGGAAGAGTATGTCAAAACTGGATGCAATATAGATTAATTAAAAAATACTTAGAAGAACTTACACAAGATCAAACATTAGTTATTATGTCAGGACATCCACTAGGATTATTCCATTCAAAACCAGATGCACCAAGAGTAATTATTACAAATGGGTTGATGGTTGGTATGTTTGATGATTTAGAAAACTTCAATAGAGCAGCAGCATTAGGCGTTGCAAACTATGGACAAATGACTGCTGGGGGATGGATGTATATTGGACCACAAGGAATTGTACATGGAACATATAGTACAATATTAAATGCAGGAAGATTAAAGCTAGGAATTCCAAATGATGGTGATTTAAGAGGAAAGTTATTTGTAACATCAGGGCTTGGTGGTATGAGTGGTGCTCAAGGAAAAGCAGTAGAAATTGCAAATGGAGTAGGGATTATTGCAGAAGTTGATTATTCAAGAATTGAAACAAGATATACTCAAGGATGGGTTAGCAAAATTGCAAATACTCCTGAAGAAGCATTTAAGATTGCAAAAGAATATATGGAAAAAGAAGAGCCTTGTGCAATTGCATTCCATGGCAATATTGTAGACTTGCTAGAATATGCAGTTGAAAATGATATTCATATAGATTTATTATCTGATCAAACTTCTTGCCATGAAGTATATACAGGAGGATATTGTCCACAAGGAATTACATTTGAAGAAAGAACAGAATTACTTGCAACTGACAAAGCTAAGTTTAAAGAATTGGTTGATAAAACATTAAAGTCTCATTATGAAGCAATTAAAAAATTAACTGAAAGAGGAACTTACTTCTTTGATTATGGAAATGCGTTTATGAAGTCTATCTATGACTCAGGAATAAAGGAAATTTCTAAAAATGGAAGAGATGACAAAGATGGATTTATTTGGCCTTCTTATGTAGAAGATATATTAGGACCACAATTATTCGATTATGGATATGGACCATTTAGATGGGTATGCTTAAGTGGAAAACATGAAGATTTATTAAAAACAGATATGGCCGCAATGGAGGTTATTGATCCAGAAAGAAGATATCAAGACAGAGACAACTGGGTATGGATTAGAGATGCAGATAAAAATAAATTAGTTGTAGGAACACAAGCAAGAATTCTTTATCAAGATGCATTAGGAAGAATGAATATAGCTCTTAAATTTAATGAAATGGTAAGAAAAGGTGAAATTGGACCTGTTATGTTAGGTCGTGACCATCATGATACAGGTGGAACAGATTCACCATTTAGAGAAACTTCAAATATAAAAGATGGAAGTAACATTATGGCAGAACAAGCAACACATATTTTTGCAGGAAATGCAGCTCGTGGTATGAGCTTAATTGCACTACACAATGGTGGTGGAGTAGGTATTGGTAAATCTATCAATGGTGGATTTGGTATGGTTCTAGATGGAAGTGAAAGAGTTGATAATATACTAAGATCTTCAATGCCTTGGGATGTAATGGGTGGAGTTGCAAGGCGTGCTTGGGCAAGAAATGAAAATGCTGTTTCTACATGCGTAGAATACAATGAAACAATGAAAGGAAGAGATCATATAACTCTACCATATATTCCAAAAGAAGATTTAGTAAAAGGTTTAGTAGAGGAAGCTTGGAATAAACTAGAGAAGTAA
- the hutI gene encoding imidazolonepropionase, with protein sequence MKKNIIIKNAAQVVTCSGFAAKHGKEMSKLHVIENGTVIIEDGIIKAVGKSDDVLKNIDESKYNVIDATEKAVLPGFVDSHTHFVFGGYRAEEFGWRLRGDSYMDIMKRGGGIINSVEGTRNASKEELIKLGKKRLDSMLSFGVTTVEGKSGYGLDLDTEIKQLEVMEELDKMHPLDIVKTYLGAHAVPKEYKGREDEFIDEIIEKHLPEIVERNLAEFCDIFCEQNVFSIQQSRRLLSKAKEMGMKLKIHADEIVQLGGAELAAEVGCVSADHLLQASDKGIEDMAEKGVVSTILPCTAFSLKEEFARARYMIDKNCAVALATDLNPGSCFTESIPLVFALATLYMNMTIEEAITALTINGAAAVGRADQIGSIDVGKKGDIVILEFPSYHFIPYHIGVSTVEKVVKDGILVFDKE encoded by the coding sequence ATGAAAAAAAATATAATTATAAAAAATGCTGCACAAGTTGTAACGTGTAGTGGATTTGCTGCAAAGCATGGAAAAGAAATGTCTAAGCTGCATGTTATTGAAAATGGTACGGTCATAATTGAAGATGGCATAATTAAAGCTGTTGGAAAGAGTGATGATGTTTTAAAAAATATAGATGAATCGAAATATAATGTAATAGATGCAACTGAAAAAGCAGTCTTACCAGGATTTGTTGATTCTCATACACACTTTGTATTTGGTGGATACCGTGCAGAGGAATTTGGCTGGAGACTCCGTGGAGATAGCTATATGGATATTATGAAAAGAGGCGGAGGAATTATTAATTCTGTGGAAGGAACAAGAAATGCATCTAAAGAGGAATTGATAAAACTTGGAAAGAAAAGATTAGATTCTATGTTATCTTTTGGTGTAACAACGGTAGAAGGAAAAAGTGGATATGGATTAGATTTAGACACAGAAATTAAGCAATTAGAAGTTATGGAAGAGTTAGATAAAATGCATCCACTAGATATTGTAAAAACATATTTAGGAGCTCATGCAGTACCAAAAGAGTACAAAGGAAGAGAAGATGAATTTATTGATGAAATCATAGAAAAGCATCTTCCGGAAATAGTTGAGAGAAATTTAGCGGAGTTTTGTGATATATTTTGTGAACAAAATGTGTTTTCTATTCAGCAGTCAAGAAGGCTTTTAAGCAAAGCTAAGGAAATGGGAATGAAACTTAAAATCCATGCAGATGAAATAGTACAATTAGGTGGTGCTGAATTAGCAGCAGAGGTTGGATGTGTATCAGCAGATCATTTGCTTCAAGCATCCGATAAAGGAATTGAAGATATGGCAGAAAAAGGAGTTGTTTCAACGATTTTACCATGTACTGCATTTAGTTTGAAAGAAGAATTTGCTCGTGCGAGATATATGATTGATAAAAATTGTGCAGTTGCATTGGCTACAGACTTAAACCCAGGAAGCTGCTTTACAGAATCAATTCCTTTGGTGTTTGCACTTGCTACTTTATATATGAATATGACAATAGAAGAGGCGATTACAGCCCTTACAATTAATGGTGCTGCGGCTGTAGGGCGAGCAGATCAAATTGGTAGTATTGATGTAGGGAAAAAAGGAGATATTGTTATTTTAGAGTTTCCATCATATCATTTTATCCCTTATCATATTGGGGTAAGTACAGTCGAAAAAGTTGTAAAAGATGGAATATTGGTATTTGATAAAGAATAA